In Sciurus carolinensis chromosome 4, mSciCar1.2, whole genome shotgun sequence, the sequence acattataCAGTTCTTTAATACATCAATAGAGTAACCCAATTTCTATCTCAAATCTAAATTCTCTTGATTCAGCTACTATTCCATTATTTGACTTATACAATGTTCTACACTTTATGATTATTAATTCTTCACAGAATTTTGTCATTTGACCATGTCAGTCTGTATACATTGTGCCTtactattgaaaatgaaaatattttaacttataaaatttttttcatttttagatttcatatgaatgaaaacccaaataatatgaaattatattacTATTTGAATATGTCCATATTACCAAGAatgtggaaaatttattttacagcTTTAAATATGCCTTTGTGAAGGGTCTCTTTggacaatgatttttaaaacactagaaaaatattttgactataaAAGTTGCAAGGTGATTAACAAAATTTACAACATCAAGATGAATTACATctcataaaacaaatataattttatgtcaaTCAAAGtttagtgacttttttttccatgaaattgCCCAGATGTGTTCAGGAACATGATTGCATTGGAACAatgatgttattttgtttttttttattgtaattaatttttagttgttgatgaacctttattttatttatatgtggtgctgagaatcgaacccagtacctcacacatgctaggcaagcactctatcactaagctacaaccccaacccttgttcttacaaaaagaaaatttatacttttttggttttaagtCAAAAGGCATTCTGAATATAGGAAAAGactcaaaaattatttgtaaaatttagtGCTTCATATTGTTGAACCAGTTATTGAGAGGACATCTTTATAGTCAActttaaataaatgcttattgtaCCAAATCTTTGAGACATTTGTACCTAAATAATTGAAATATGTGTTTTCATGCTGTATTCAAATTCTGTATAACTGAGGTATAATACTGCATGTCatatctgtatttatatatatatatatatatatatatatatatatatatatatatatatttcaggtcccttaaattttaataaatgttgccATTAAAGCCTGAAATGACGTATTTAACTTCTAAGATGAATAAATTTTTGTCCCTAAAACCATTTTTGAGAGCATAGTTTCTCCATAAATGCTGAATCATCAGAAGTTTGAAGGACTAAGCTGTCTGACTTGTTATCCTactcagaaaactgggaaaatCACTTCATTGGGTTTTCCCAAAGACTGATTCTTCACTTGTAAGAAGCACTGATTATAACAAATTCTAACACTActctaaaaggaagaaatatcacAATAACTTCTATTCCTGTGATAACCATTTTACCAAAGGATTGAGAAGGTTCTGCTGCTATAGGGTTTGTTGTAGCTCCTAGAAAAGTGCATTACTTCCTTCTGTCAAAGATCCCATATGAAGTAGTCTTCCTCAAATATGTCTGTGCTGTTGGCTTCTGTTGACACAGATCATCCAATAAATGCTTGAGGTTACTCACTTTGAACATACTCActgccttcattcattcattcattcattcattcgttcccAACTATTTATTTCCCACAATTTCCTTAAGTTCTACAGGAGCCTTGGGAACTTACCATAGTCAGGTCATGAGTAATTAGTTCTTTGAGAAGACTGAACACAAAACTAAGACAAGAAACTTATTACTGTTTATCCAaacttaatccttttttttttttatggctctCTCCCACAATTATCAGAGTCTTTGAAAACCCTTTCCTGAGGAACCAtattttatcagttaaaaatatgAGTCTTATAAGATTATATCATCTGATTACAATGCAAGGCAACAGGTAAATTACATCTGTTTAAGATACCATTTGAATTAGATCACTTAACTCAGATAAAACTGGATTCTGAATACATTCTGAAAGAAGTTACCTATTACAAAGGCTCTCCAAGTTCTCTTCCTAAGTATTATCTTtccaacaatttaaaatttaacaagAAAGTCTCTGGAGGTAGAAATGCTAATAAAACATCTGAATcttcaaaaaagcagaaaaatggaTAAGTGTGGCTAAAAACAGACATGCATATTGTGGGATTCAGTGTTAGTAATATTCATCTTGAAAGTCAAATAAGGCTGCTAATGAGATAGCATTAGAACATGAATAATTCCAGTTGGAGAAAATTTtgcacatatgaatataaaattactGAGAATGTATGAAAGATAATTAGCCTTTCAGGATATCGATCTGCTTTTATTCCCcttcaataaaaatatgaggCATTGGCAGcatacagtaatttttttttaatttaactaaaTCGAATGCTAAATACTAGAGCCACATTCCAAAAAAAGCATGATTTTCTTTCCCCACAACTCATTATTAACTGGGGTTCAGGGGGACCTATtatttaaaatggagataagCAAAATTTTCTATGGGCcaacatattaaaaatcattcagaATAACTTTTTATTAATGTGATGAGTAAATATATAATATCTGACAAAATAGAAGTTTAATAATatctaatgaataaaatattacaaagtagACTCATTACTCCtacaaaatttataagaaataatcatcaaaaataagtatttttgctCATTctacacttatttatttaaatttgtattttcaacAGTATCTGACAGAAGTGTTTAATAAGTGGTTGTTGAATTGAAAAGAAATGTTCTTTACCCCAATTATAGATGGGACACCActttgagttatttattattgaaatatatcCAAGACCAGGTGATTATTTCCCTATAGGATGGAAAGAGATGGTGGCATCACTTCTTCAAGGTCCTTTTGACAAGTGCCcttcaagttttcttttccatgttcttGATAGGTTTCATTACAGAGGAATCATCTTTTTCAGCTTGCTTTACATGAATGTCTTTATGTGGATTGCCATTACATGCCTTTGctgagatattaaaataaaattaaaatcaattcacatttattaaatatttacagttaatatgtatatacatgtttgtgtgtgtatgtgtgtatatatagtaaatatatatatagtaaatataaatatatatatatatatagtaaataagTGCAGAATGATTGGTATTAGACTAAGCACAGATTAATTTAAATGCCTggcaaacaaaatatttaaatcatgtatTATAGTAGTCATGGATAAAAAACATCTGAATGTCACCCACCTCCTAAAGTCATCAACAGTGCCTAAAAATATCCAGAGCTTATTTTGGTGCATCTGATACTGAATATGACTCAACTATTTTTAGATATTGTTTCAGAAAGCAGCTGAGGCAACAGTGGCACGATTTTGTATTTAGATTTGGCAAATATACATGATTCATAATACAGTTTTTGGACCTGATTACACTGGCCACCCAGACTCTAGGTCACTGGTCACTTAGTTCTAATGTGAGCAGCAACTAAGAAATTTACCTCCTGTTGGCCCACAATTTTGCTAGACACCAAATTTAGGTAAACAACTAGAGGAAActgagttaaaaaatatattttttaaaatggtaatagCCTACTTTACAATTAATTTTGGCCACTCTATTTGATTATTAGACTATTTTCAAATGAATAGCCTGTGGTTTCAGTGCCATTACATGCAATCTTAAATGGTAAAACTAAATTCCGATAGTCTAGCTTTTTGCCTCTCTTCCTTCCATTAACTTTCAGATTATGGTAGCTGGCCTGAACAAATCAGGCCAGAAACAACTGAAATGGAATCCCTTTAacatatttaggggaaaaaaaattcaacacttAACAAAATTATTCTCACTCATACAATTGCCAAAGTTGAATTCACACCATTCATTAATTCCAGATGTGCCAATTAAGAGGCACCATGTATATGGAATAGGattcaaagaagtaaaaataaaagtatgttcACAGTTCCACCCTGATCTGCCTTGTCCAGTGAAGGCTTCCTTCCATAAATCTATCgaccattctaaatggagagaaaaagacCACCGGAGTGAGAATCATAAAAGAGCATCCAGAGAATCATAAAAGAgaacattgaggaaaaaaatgggaGAGGAGCTATTTATAGCAGTTGATACATTATTAAAATTGTAAAAGCAAAAATCCATTCCGCATCGAGTCCTGAAGTAATGGTAGCATACAGATTTCCTGAACACTTGAGAGCTTTGAAAACTTTCCAAAAGATACCAGAAATGAGGAATATTCTTTAGCAATTCAAATAGTGGTAGATATGTTTTTTTGCATAGTACATCCATTTCCCAATGGAAAGAGTGACTCATTACCACTTGAAGCTTCCCACCTTTTCACTGTAGGTCCCAAATCCCTTTCTGTTCCTAGTCAGATTCAATTAGGCATAAGGGAAATTGGCAAGAaagttaaaaaacacaaaatcagaGTTCTCCCTACAGTCTCCTTCCCATGCCTCTCTTCCCATCATGACCTCTCTTCCTCCATGCTTCCCCTACTGCCCTGCCTTCTGCTCACACCCTCCTGGAGCTTTTATGGCAAATATTACTAACAGAAGGTTGAGGCAAATTGAAAGAAAGTATGCCTTCCCAGAATCTTAAAGTGAAACTACGGGTATGTTTTTTCATAGAAAAGTTGCTATTCAATTCTCTTGAATTCTATTATAAGTACTATATGCATCAGGTACATGATGAAATAAAAGGTGTTTGATGGATTGGCTTCACATCTGGTTATTGAAAAGTGGGCTCTGAAGAACACTCATTCTATAAGGCCATTAAACAAAGCAAACCTATAATAGTAATGTGTGATTGCAAAGTTTGAAaagcatttcattctttaatatttacaatgtatattaaaatatacaagcTCTAAGAAATcatgtctaaaataaaatctcttgACATTGCTCTACCAGACCCACTATAAAACAAAAGCATTAACAGTCACCCCAGTGAAATTTCCTCTTAACACTTAAGGAAACATGCTCTTTGGCAGAGGTACACAGTTTCTATAAAGGACCcaatagtgaatattttaaactttgtagATGGtttgacaaataaaatacagaacaccCAGTTAAAGTGATTTCagataaatgataatttttagtAAAATGTGTCCTAAATATGTCCtccaaattattttgttgtgtttttctgtttttatttggtaAATCTGGCAAGACTACTTTGTGAATCATACAATCTCATTGGTACTACCCAGCCTTGCTGCTGTGGGGTAAATGTTGCCAGAGATAAGGCAAAATCAGCATGCATGGTGACGTCCTGTGCTATTTGTGAACACAGAAACTTgaacttcatttctgttttagtcagctttttcgctgctgtgactaaaagacccaaccagcacaattgtagaggaggaagagtttatttgagggctcaccaTTTCTGAGGTCTTAATTCATAGAGGGCCAGATGCATTCCTTGGACctcgagatgaggcagaacatcatggtggaagagtgtggcagaggggagcagctcacacagtgatcaagaagcagagaggcaggtctccacttgccagacacaaatatgtaccccatagccacacccccaacaaaccactttctccagccacacccacttgcctccagttaccactcggttaatccattcgggattaatttactgattaggctaaggttgtaacccaatcatttctcctccgaaccttcttgcattgtctcacacgtgagcttttggggaatacctcacatccaaaccatagcaatatcTTTGTCATGTATAGGAAATATTGtttcaatacatatttttaataattaaagatGTCAAAATGATTCTTCTGGGCTATACAAAAGAGGCCATGGGCTGAATTTGACTCATGGGCAATggtttgttttaatataaatactTTCTAAATTAATAGGGTTTAAGCAAGCGACTTTTTGCTTAAATACCATGATCAGCAAGTATCTGTATATGCCTTAGTACTGACTTATCTCCATCTGGGGAAGAATTGAGTTTTGAGCTCTGCCAACAAGCTTCACTTTTTTCAGACTCATCTCCCTAAGGATAAAAACTCCAATCTCACAGTAGCGGGAGTTGTGATGGACTACATGGCCCCTCTCCCTACAAAAAGCAAACAGCATAACAATTTAATGCATAGTTTTAGACTGAATGTTGGCGTAGACCAATActttaactattttaaaactatattaaagaaattaaaacaaaaaatatccatTTTGACAGACAAAATGTTAGGACAAAAACTTACGTAAAGGAGCAATTCTTTGCCTTGAAATCTTTGAATTGTATCTGTGTCCAGAGCCTCGGGAAGGAAGATGATCAAGAGTAATTTCTCCCACTGTTGGTTTGACATCAAACCATGCTATAAAAGATAaacataaaagttattttttttaaaagtcaaaatgcCCATTGTCAAACTAAGACACCATAATTTAAAAGTTAACCAAATTATTTGAACATCTGTTTTATCATAATCCTAAAACTACTGTGAATACATAGGTTAATAACCCTTCTCCCCACATTGTTCACAGTCTTTAATGCACAAAAtagttactttaaaaaagttaCTTTATAGGTAATATCTTTACGTTCCtatttttgatacatttttcAATAGCCTATGTACAAAACAGTGAACAAATCATAAGTTTAATTCATTCCAATGAAGTTTTAGAACCAATACAACTGGGGTACCATActacaaatcaaaaaataataaattaacagTACCCCAAAACTCTGTTGTCTCTCCCAAATAGAATCCTGAAAGGAAAATGCTGTCCAACTGCTATCATCATAATTtagtttttccaaatttatatCTTACATAAGTGAAATCATTCAGTAcctatttcattttgtaaacatGTTTATACTATAAAAATGTGACAAAATCGTTTTCACACAACCCGTATTTCTTTTTAACTGATCCTATAAAAAGCAGTACTTGGGAAATTTCCCTTGCTTCGAAAGGTCACTTGGTCATTTGCTGTTCAGCAGTTCATCCTTCACTGAGACTGTAAGAGGTATCTAAGGTCATTTCTACTCATTGGTCATGCTCTGTGGGGGCTGAAAAAAAACCTGATCACTAACATTCCTAACTATAATTATTAACATTAAATACTTTGGCAACATAGGAGAAACTTTTACAATCAGCAGTCCCAAGAAACAAGACTGGAGATAGAGCATTATTCAAGAATCCAGAAGGGTTGAGGTGATAGTGGATAAAGAGGTAAATTCAAAAGAAGACAACAGAGATAGTTAGATCTACTCaaaaacagacttttaaaaataagaataaaataagtaatgaGTTCTGTGTTAGTCACCTACCTGttcatcactgtggccaaaatatctgacaagaacaactatgAGGAAGAAAAGGTCATTTTCAGCTCCTGGTCCAactctattgctttgggcctaaggtGAAGCAGACCTTTATGGCAAAAGAGCATGGCACAGGAAATCTGCTCAgcttgtggcagccaggaagcagggagagagaaagagcaagaatCCAGAGACAAATTGTAGTTCAAGGGTAAGCCCCCAGTGACGTTCTACCTCCAGtacacctcacctgcctacagttaccatagtacagtagtcctttctaATTATTAATCtaacaaatggattaatccattgatcagGTTAcggctctcataatctaaccactTCATcactgaacattcctgcattgtctcacacatgagcttttggggaacacttcatatccaaaccataacaagaattAATTTATGGTGTTAAAAATAACCTGACAGAACTAAAATGATGGGCAACAAAAGAAGAGAAGTGTGACAAGAAGTGGACAAATTAATCACGTCTAAGGTTCTTATAGTTTGAGGAAGAcagtaaaaatgttaattttactaatttaaagataaatgggCATGTTAAAATTTCTAGGGTAGTacaaaaaagagaattttgaaaattggCACTGGGAATGTCTTTGGAAAAACATTCAGTCCAAAGCGGGGGAAACTgatgaaacaaaaacaagaaacaaagagaataaaaaaaaaaaaaaaacctcaaaataataTGCCAtgttatatttgcatataaatgcaAAACATAACAATAGTATTAGTGAATTCAGAACGGTAAGAGTTGCTCTAAATGAAAAAGGCTCATTCTAAAGGATACTTCATTGAAGAACAAATTTGGAGATTTTATGAAGTGTAGACACTTaattataaagtaataataattaagaCAATATGGGTGTTAAAGTGGCACTGTGTAGACAGAGTTGAATAGAGGGCTAAGAAACAGACTCATACACAGAAACTTGAAACATGAGACAGCATACAAACCAGCAGGGGAAGAATAGACTATTCAAAAAGTGGCACTAAACAATTAGGTCTTCATATGAATTGCAGATGAATTAAGAGCTTAAAAAGTAAAAGGCTCCACTTTATCAatttaaatacaagaaaatataatgtCATGGCAGAAAAAGTATTAACTATAAAGTTtgtattcattttccatttttgccataacaaattaccataaatcTTATGATTTATAACAGGAACCATTTTAATCTCAGTACTGAAGTCTGAGTCCTCTGTTTAAATTCTCACAAGGCTGAAATCAAAGTATTGGCAGGGCTGCATTTCTTTCTAAAATCTTTGGGGATGAATCTGCTGGCAAGTTTAttcaggttgttggcagaatgTACTTCTTTGCATTTGTAGGCCTGccatcctgcttctttgctggcTGGCTATCAAGATAGTTTTTTGCTCCTAGGAGCTGGGCATATCCTCTCATGCCTTCCACATCACCCTTGCAGCAATGGCAGATTGAGATCCTATCACACTTCAAATCTCTCTTTGGCTGCATCTTTCTAATTCCAGTTGGAGAAAGATCTCTGCTTGTAAAGACCCATGTGATTAGTTTGTGCATCTGAATAATCTAGCACACAGTTCTTAAGAGCCATACTTTAATTACTTACATCTGTGAAGGCTTTTTTACAACATAACATATTGGTAAATTTCAGGGATTAGGGCCTGGACAACATGGTGACCCAATTTACCTACTACAAACTTTGATAGAATCAATTTCTTAAGTAATATATATGGATGACAATAAGaatagcatatatatgtatatttaaaatgcacagacataacatatatatgatacataGATAAAGCTTGTTTTTAATcaaggaaattataaaacaggCCACAGGACAGAAGTTACCCTTGGAAGGGAGTGAGATGAGTGCATTTAGAGGACATGCAGAGGAATGTACAGGTATTGgtgatattccatttcttaaactGTGTAAGGtttactgtgttagtcagtttttcatcacggcaaccaaaatacctgacaagaacaacttcaaagaggaatagtttattttgattcacagttcagaggtctcagtccacaaatagctgactccattgctgtgggccaaGGTGGGGccaagcatcatggcagaagggtgtggtagagaaaGAAACTCAGCTCGTGGAAGCCAGCAAAGTGAGCAAGAGGGAGCAgacaagataaacccttccaggaattgccagtgactcacctcctccagcttcatcccacctgcctacaattaccacccagttagttcattcaaaccaggatggactgattgGGTTTCAGCTTTCAAAATGCAGTCACTTCACCTTTGAATGTTTcttcattaacacaggagctttggggggacaccttatatccaaatcattaaccaataaatatttagtcattgttattagtctttttaaaaattgtttatatacattacatatatggATGTGTGATATATTTCACAGcaaagttttgtttaaaaagggaaaatttcgAATATGAAATTCTACAAAAAGATTAATAATCTGAATTCTTTCATTATTCACAAATTCATAAGTAAAGCTAGAGATCAGAACAAAACGAAGAAGAGAAACCAGAAATATAAGAGATGAAAAATTGAACAGAATAAgggaggaaaacaaaacacaaaatactcTCACAATTTGGGGAAAGAGGAGTTaaagttttcctttccttccagaGACCAGAGATAAAGTGGTTCTTTCCTTCAGAAACTGGagttcaaaggagaaagaaattctaATGATCTGCCCCATTTCCTGAATGGTTCGGGTGCCATGGAAAAGATAAGCTTCTAAGTGTTTGGAATCAATATGAGTGGTGTCCTAAATAagtactagaaaagaaaaataaacatagaaaaggaGAATGATATTGAAAGTTTACTCACTTTGTTTGCCACCTGCCTGGAACTCCTCTGATGGCAAGTGCTTTGgaagttttgaaaattatttcagtgaTATCTCTGGAAAGTGGTCATGAGTCACCCTGATCTGCCCCACCATCCAGCACAGCCCACACTCTAGACTGCTTTTGAGTGAATGGTGGTAACCCAGGTTTTCCCCAAAGGAGGTACATCCTGATTAACTGTTAAACATTCCCATCTTCTTTGAGTTCATAGGTGAACTTTTTTCTCATAAAAGCTTACATGAGtagattggcaaatattttttctaaaaaaggaACCCTATGTTAAACTATGCTTTTAACAGAAAGAATAATTATAGGTCACTCCAATGATAACAAATCATTCTACTGCTAACCTAAGTGAAGGCATTTAGCTAGTGACAGGAAGCAAGCAGAAATAGGGCCATGGCAGGCTTTTCTTTCATCTGTGCTCAAGAATAGCCTCATTGAGTTTGGAAGTACTCAGTTGACTATTTCCAAGGAACACTTACTTGGATTCAATTTTCTGCTTAATTTCCTTTGCAACATGTGTAAAAGGAAGAGGAACTCTACTTTAAGTTCATTGTTGAGGAGGTTGGGATTGCTTTTTAATTCTGATAACCTAATGTTATCCTTAATAGACCTTGAAGCTGTAGACCTGGGAACCAGGGGTAAATTCATCTGGTAACCATAGTCTGTGAAATTCACGAAGTCCTCCTGAATACTTTTAattctgaaataagaaaataatgttgacAAGTCACATGTTAGTAATGAGATTTATATCACCAAAAATTCACATTGATTGTActactagaaaaattttaaataacttactgTCGATGTGTTAGTAAAGTGTAAACCTCTTGTATCAATATTTCAGGTACTCCAGATTTACAATGGATTGTTCCGTGGATTAGTTCTTtgggtaatttaaaatttttttttgccagaaaCTTTAATAgtagaaagaatatattttagtcataaaaaatacttcaaaaatcaTCAACTTCTATGaattca encodes:
- the Spata4 gene encoding spermatogenesis-associated protein 4; the protein is MAAAGLEEKYLTMPAAALAKSLSLLPQPAAPHRGSPKKCLVYPHPPRSSRLSPSILRWLQGLNLSFFPRNILRDFSNGFLIAEILCIYYPWDLKLSSFENGTSLKVKLDNWAQIEKFLAKKNFKLPKELIHGTIHCKSGVPEILIQEVYTLLTHRQIKSIQEDFVNFTDYGYQMNLPLVPRSTASRSIKDNIRLSELKSNPNLLNNELKVEFLFLLHMLQRKLSRKLNPTWFDVKPTVGEITLDHLPSRGSGHRYNSKISRQRIAPLPKACNGNPHKDIHVKQAEKDDSSVMKPIKNMEKKT